The Burkholderia ambifaria AMMD genome includes a region encoding these proteins:
- a CDS encoding AraC family transcriptional regulator has product MRVSSDDALFYRIEAFFRGRAYGPHRHDTYAVGITTAGIQSIRYRGELVHSSPGDTVVIHPDEIHDGRAGTVAGYCYRIVHLQPEALQQILGQTSLPFIKEGVSQNAQLYQAIWAMLREFDRPLEPLERTDLLFDLAMALQAAAGTAKAKHTGNIKAALIARDCIRSAPSQRIELDVLARESGRDRWSLSRDFRQFFGTSPSRYMTMRRLDIARRLMSNGTPLAECAVAVGFADQSHMSRQFVEAFGLTPTRWLTMLR; this is encoded by the coding sequence ATGCGCGTATCTTCCGACGATGCCCTTTTTTATCGAATCGAGGCTTTTTTCAGAGGCCGAGCGTATGGCCCGCATCGTCACGACACTTATGCGGTCGGGATAACCACCGCTGGAATTCAATCGATCCGCTATCGGGGCGAATTGGTGCATAGCTCACCGGGCGATACCGTCGTCATTCACCCGGACGAGATACACGATGGGCGGGCCGGAACGGTTGCTGGATATTGCTATCGCATCGTTCATCTGCAGCCGGAAGCGCTTCAGCAAATTCTCGGCCAAACTTCCCTTCCGTTCATCAAGGAAGGCGTGTCGCAAAACGCGCAGCTATATCAAGCGATATGGGCGATGCTCAGAGAGTTCGACCGCCCGCTTGAACCGCTCGAGCGTACAGATCTACTGTTTGATCTGGCTATGGCCCTGCAGGCCGCCGCCGGAACAGCCAAAGCAAAGCACACCGGCAACATCAAGGCAGCGCTGATCGCTCGCGATTGCATCCGGAGCGCGCCTAGCCAGCGGATCGAGTTGGATGTGCTCGCGAGGGAGAGTGGACGCGACCGATGGAGCCTGTCGCGCGACTTCCGGCAGTTCTTTGGAACGAGCCCTTCCAGATACATGACAATGCGTCGACTGGATATCGCCAGGCGTCTGATGTCGAATGGCACGCCGCTAGCCGAGTGTGCGGTCGCGGTGGGCTTTGCGGACCAAAGTCATATGTCTCGTCAGTTTGTCGAGGCGTTTGGATTGACGCCCACTCGATGGCTGACTATGTTGCGATGA
- a CDS encoding branched-chain amino acid aminotransferase: MTTQSKSAEIAIHLSATARSADERKRLMESKFNFGELFTDHMLTAQYSPTEGWHDFRIAAVAPFEMHPASTVLHYGQAIFEGMKAYATPDGGVALFRPEMNARRFRESAERMAMPPVPEEMFVASLNALVQIERTWVPDAIGAALYLRPMMFARDVRLLTKPSQSYTFAVIASPVSEYFRNGLAPITVWISDKYIRAARGGTGEAKCAGNYAGGFAAQAEAAAHDCEQVVWLDAFDRQTIEELGGMNVYFVFKNGDRTTLVTPKATGTLLKGVTRDSLLTVAKDCGYEVEERRIDVQEWREGCRSGAITEVFACGTAAVLVPVGRAKSSTGEDIVVNGGASGPVAANLRDRLLAIQHGTAPDTHGWLSRVTGGA, from the coding sequence ATGACCACGCAAAGTAAGAGCGCAGAGATTGCGATTCACCTGTCCGCAACGGCTCGCTCCGCAGACGAGCGGAAGAGATTGATGGAGTCGAAGTTCAACTTCGGCGAGCTCTTTACCGACCATATGCTCACAGCACAGTACTCGCCCACGGAAGGTTGGCACGATTTCCGTATTGCCGCCGTGGCGCCTTTCGAAATGCATCCTGCGTCCACGGTTCTCCACTACGGCCAGGCAATATTCGAGGGGATGAAGGCCTACGCGACCCCCGACGGTGGCGTCGCACTGTTTCGTCCGGAAATGAACGCCCGTCGATTCAGGGAAAGTGCGGAACGCATGGCCATGCCTCCGGTTCCGGAAGAGATGTTTGTGGCGTCGCTCAACGCACTTGTCCAGATTGAACGAACGTGGGTGCCCGATGCCATCGGCGCGGCGCTGTACTTGCGTCCGATGATGTTCGCGCGGGATGTGCGGTTGCTCACGAAACCATCGCAGTCGTACACCTTTGCCGTGATTGCGAGCCCGGTTTCCGAATACTTTCGCAATGGATTGGCGCCGATCACGGTGTGGATATCGGACAAATATATTCGCGCTGCGCGTGGGGGCACCGGCGAAGCGAAGTGTGCCGGCAACTACGCGGGCGGTTTCGCTGCACAGGCCGAAGCCGCGGCACATGACTGCGAGCAAGTGGTTTGGCTGGATGCATTCGATCGGCAAACCATCGAGGAGCTGGGCGGCATGAACGTGTATTTTGTTTTCAAAAACGGAGATCGAACAACGCTCGTCACGCCGAAGGCGACGGGCACGCTGTTGAAGGGAGTGACGCGGGACAGTCTACTGACGGTTGCCAAAGATTGTGGATATGAAGTGGAAGAACGGCGCATCGATGTTCAGGAGTGGCGCGAAGGGTGTCGTTCTGGGGCAATTACAGAAGTATTCGCATGCGGAACGGCGGCGGTTCTTGTGCCAGTCGGGCGCGCCAAATCGTCCACTGGTGAAGATATCGTGGTGAATGGTGGCGCATCCGGTCCCGTCGCAGCGAATCTGAGAGATAGGCTTCTGGCGATTCAGCACGGCACGGCGCCGGATACACACGGCTGGCTGTCGCGGGTGACCGGCGGCGCCTGA
- a CDS encoding aldehyde dehydrogenase translates to MQRFENFIDGRRVPSASGKWLPSLDPYRNETWCEIPDSTAEDVDAAVKAARAAFLSPSWAGASATARGAMLRRLGDLITENAQRLAEIEVRDNGKLLSEMLIQLRNLPQWYYYYGGLADKIEGSVLPIEKKDHFVYTTWEPLGVVAAITAWNSPLLLLTWKLAPGLAAGNTFVVKPSEFASASTLAFAELFEKAGFPPGVINVVCGTGQAVGAPLVTHPDVAKIAFTGSDAAGKAINRAAAEDLKHVTLELGGKSPNIVFEDADLDAAAAGVASGIFAAAGQTCIAGSRLLLQRSIYDGFLEKIRQMAQDVKIGDPLEPDTQYGPLANVPHYNKVLSCIADARKEGAVLVWGGKPYDHPNGGLFVEPTIFRDVDNNSQLAQREIFGPVLAVIRFEDEEEALALANHSDFGLAAGVWTKDMARVFRMTKGLQSGTVWVNTYRALSYMAPFGGVKDSGLGRESGQEMIKAYMQNKTVWINNATGKPANPFVMRLE, encoded by the coding sequence ATGCAGAGATTTGAAAACTTTATCGATGGTAGGCGCGTTCCGTCAGCGTCCGGGAAGTGGTTGCCGAGTCTTGACCCATATCGTAACGAGACGTGGTGCGAGATCCCGGATAGCACCGCAGAGGACGTCGATGCGGCGGTGAAGGCTGCGCGTGCCGCATTCCTGTCACCGTCCTGGGCCGGAGCGTCGGCGACCGCGCGGGGCGCGATGCTTCGTCGACTCGGAGACTTGATCACTGAGAACGCGCAGCGGCTCGCGGAGATCGAGGTTCGAGACAACGGAAAGCTTCTGAGCGAGATGTTGATTCAACTGCGTAATCTCCCACAGTGGTACTACTACTATGGTGGCCTCGCGGACAAAATCGAAGGCAGTGTCTTGCCGATCGAGAAGAAGGATCACTTCGTTTACACGACGTGGGAACCGCTCGGCGTTGTGGCTGCCATTACGGCGTGGAACTCCCCGTTGCTGCTGCTGACCTGGAAGCTGGCGCCGGGGCTTGCCGCGGGCAATACATTCGTCGTCAAGCCGTCGGAGTTTGCCAGCGCATCGACACTCGCATTTGCGGAACTCTTCGAGAAGGCCGGATTCCCCCCGGGTGTGATCAACGTAGTGTGTGGAACCGGGCAGGCCGTTGGTGCGCCGCTTGTCACGCATCCGGACGTGGCAAAAATCGCGTTCACTGGATCCGATGCGGCTGGCAAGGCGATCAATCGGGCCGCCGCGGAAGATCTGAAGCACGTCACCCTGGAACTCGGTGGGAAGTCGCCGAACATCGTATTTGAGGATGCGGACCTCGATGCCGCGGCGGCGGGTGTGGCGTCCGGCATTTTTGCCGCGGCCGGTCAGACTTGCATTGCCGGTTCGCGGTTACTGCTGCAGCGTTCGATTTACGACGGGTTTCTCGAGAAGATCCGTCAAATGGCGCAGGACGTGAAGATCGGTGATCCGCTCGAGCCGGACACTCAGTACGGACCTCTCGCCAACGTGCCTCACTACAACAAGGTTCTGAGTTGCATCGCGGATGCGCGGAAGGAGGGGGCCGTGTTGGTGTGGGGCGGCAAGCCGTACGATCATCCCAACGGCGGCCTCTTCGTGGAGCCGACCATCTTCCGGGACGTCGATAACAACTCCCAGCTGGCACAGCGTGAGATCTTTGGGCCGGTCCTTGCTGTTATTCGGTTTGAAGACGAGGAAGAGGCACTGGCATTGGCCAACCATTCGGATTTCGGCCTCGCGGCAGGTGTATGGACGAAGGACATGGCGCGCGTGTTCCGAATGACGAAGGGATTGCAATCGGGCACGGTGTGGGTCAATACGTACCGAGCGCTCAGTTACATGGCGCCGTTTGGCGGCGTGAAGGACAGTGGCCTCGGGCGAGAAAGTGGGCAGGAGATGATCAAAGCGTACATGCAAAACAAGACGGTCTGGATCAACAACGCTACCGGGAAACCTGCCAATCCGTTCGTCATGCGGCTCGAGTAG
- a CDS encoding thiamine pyrophosphate-dependent enzyme — MNELRLERRAAVAHLLDDRKESIVVAGLGSPIYDVFAAGDHSLNFYDWGAMGSAAMVGLGLALAQPRRPVIVFTGDGEMLMGLGAFATIAQHCPPNLAIVVLDNEQYAETGMQRTATGIGTDLAAVARGCGLKNAVTLTSDSELTLLKEKIQACDGTKVAVLKIVPGDQPRTIPMRDGAAIANRFILAL, encoded by the coding sequence ATGAATGAACTTCGATTGGAACGCCGCGCCGCAGTTGCACACCTGCTTGATGACAGGAAGGAATCGATCGTCGTCGCGGGCCTGGGATCACCGATCTACGATGTCTTTGCGGCGGGCGATCATTCGCTCAATTTCTACGACTGGGGCGCGATGGGCTCAGCAGCCATGGTGGGCCTCGGTCTCGCCCTTGCACAGCCGCGGCGTCCCGTCATCGTATTCACCGGCGACGGCGAGATGCTCATGGGCCTGGGTGCATTTGCGACGATCGCTCAACATTGCCCGCCGAACCTCGCAATCGTCGTGCTCGACAACGAACAGTATGCGGAAACGGGAATGCAGCGTACCGCGACAGGCATCGGAACTGATCTGGCTGCAGTGGCCCGGGGCTGTGGGCTCAAGAATGCGGTCACGCTTACCTCGGACAGCGAATTGACATTGCTGAAGGAGAAAATTCAGGCGTGCGATGGCACGAAAGTCGCGGTCCTGAAGATCGTACCGGGTGACCAGCCGAGAACGATTCCGATGCGGGATGGTGCAGCGATCGCAAACCGCTTCATTCTCGCTCTGTAG